From Gemmatimonadaceae bacterium, the proteins below share one genomic window:
- a CDS encoding dienelactone hydrolase family protein: MRRDTATVLFPLLIATTACVVQSATAGQQGSGVPAGAATVAERLQSSPRHAEWAMVPTSAGAADSIATWVVYPERRDNAPVVVVIHEIFGLSGWVRGVADQLAADGYIAVAPDLLSAERGGATTDSLPWDQARTMIRNVTPEKMNAMVAAVAAYGMSLPAAKKAYGVVGYCWGGSASFNHAVFDAPGLKAAVVYYGSSPDAADLAKVRVPVLGLYGENDQRVNATIARADSTLRATGGTFAQHVYAGAGHGFLRAQEQAANADAARKAWPETIGWFRKYLN, encoded by the coding sequence ATGCGCCGTGACACCGCCACCGTCCTGTTCCCGCTGTTGATCGCTACCACTGCTTGCGTCGTGCAGAGCGCGACCGCCGGCCAGCAAGGCAGCGGCGTCCCCGCTGGCGCCGCCACCGTGGCCGAGCGCCTGCAGAGCAGCCCGCGGCACGCGGAGTGGGCGATGGTTCCCACCTCCGCCGGAGCCGCAGATTCCATCGCCACGTGGGTGGTCTATCCCGAGCGTCGGGACAACGCACCGGTCGTCGTGGTGATTCACGAGATATTCGGCCTCTCGGGCTGGGTGCGTGGCGTCGCCGACCAGCTCGCCGCCGATGGCTACATCGCTGTCGCGCCGGACCTGCTGTCGGCGGAACGAGGCGGCGCCACCACGGACTCGCTGCCATGGGACCAGGCGCGCACGATGATCCGCAACGTCACGCCTGAAAAGATGAACGCGATGGTGGCGGCAGTGGCGGCCTACGGGATGAGTCTTCCCGCGGCGAAGAAGGCCTACGGCGTGGTCGGCTACTGCTGGGGCGGCAGCGCTTCGTTCAATCACGCGGTCTTCGATGCGCCGGGACTCAAGGCCGCCGTCGTGTATTACGGCTCCTCACCGGACGCTGCGGACCTTGCCAAGGTGCGCGTACCCGTGCTCGGGCTTTATGGCGAGAACGACCAGCGCGTGAATGCCACGATTGCGCGTGCTGATTCCACGCTGCGCGCGACGGGCGGCACATTCGCCCAGCACGTGTACGCCGGCGCCGGGCACGGCTTCCTTCGAGCGCAGGAGCAGGCGGCGAACGCGGATGCTGCGCGGAAGGCCTGGCCCGAGACGATCGGTTGGTTCCGGAAGTACCTGAACTAG
- a CDS encoding TerC/Alx family metal homeostasis membrane protein, translated as MILIWMGFLAFVGVILALDLGVFNKTPHAPSLKEALLFTLGTVILALGFASFIYGAYNGHWLGLGAGVDAVDQQVNDGRLAAVKFLTGYVVELSLSMDNVFVIALIFQHLRVPDIYQHRVLFWGILGALGMRGAMIGVGAQLVARYHWILYFFGAFLVVTAVRMLWRKEEEEEAEVESAVVRFLRRHFPVTDRFHEHAFLVELNGRKFLTPLAVTLVLVETTDLIFAVDSIPAIFAITADPFLVFTSNVFAILCLRSLYFGLAGLIQKFRYLNISLALVLGLVGVKMLGMKWIKGWLGDDTNFWLLALIFGILLGGGLASWLADRRAAARA; from the coding sequence ATGATCCTGATCTGGATGGGCTTCCTGGCGTTTGTCGGCGTCATACTGGCGCTGGACCTTGGTGTGTTCAACAAGACGCCGCATGCCCCGTCACTGAAGGAAGCACTGCTGTTCACGCTGGGCACGGTGATCCTGGCCCTCGGCTTTGCGTCGTTCATCTACGGCGCATACAACGGGCATTGGCTCGGACTGGGTGCGGGCGTGGACGCCGTGGACCAGCAAGTGAACGACGGTCGCCTCGCCGCAGTGAAGTTCCTCACGGGCTACGTCGTCGAGCTGTCGCTGTCGATGGACAACGTGTTCGTGATCGCGTTGATCTTCCAGCACCTGCGTGTGCCGGACATCTATCAGCACCGCGTCCTGTTCTGGGGGATCCTCGGCGCGCTCGGCATGCGCGGCGCGATGATCGGCGTCGGGGCGCAGCTCGTGGCTCGCTATCACTGGATCCTCTACTTCTTCGGCGCCTTCCTGGTCGTCACGGCGGTTCGGATGCTGTGGCGCAAGGAAGAGGAGGAGGAGGCGGAAGTCGAGAGCGCGGTGGTGCGGTTCCTACGCCGACACTTCCCGGTGACGGATCGTTTTCACGAGCACGCGTTCCTCGTCGAGCTCAATGGGCGCAAGTTCCTCACGCCGCTTGCCGTGACGCTGGTGCTGGTCGAGACAACGGACCTCATCTTCGCGGTGGATTCGATTCCGGCGATCTTCGCGATCACGGCGGATCCGTTCCTGGTGTTCACCTCGAACGTGTTCGCCATTCTTTGCCTGCGGTCCCTCTACTTCGGATTGGCCGGACTCATCCAGAAGTTCCGCTACCTGAACATCTCGTTGGCCCTGGTGCTGGGCTTGGTTGGCGTGAAGATGCTCGGCATGAAGTGGATCAAGGGCTGGCTGGGGGACGACACCAACTTCTGGCTCCTCGCCCTGATCTTTGGAATCCTCTTGGGCGGCGGGCTCGCCAGCTGGCTGGCGGATCGTCGCGCCGCGGCCCGCGCCTAG
- a CDS encoding acyl-CoA desaturase, whose protein sequence is MSQTAEYHDDIIYPNTIAFVFVHLAPLAAFWSGVTMTSVIMAITLYVVRMFGVTAGYHRYFSHRSFKTSRLGQFLFAFLAQSSAQKSVLWWAALHRHHHRHSDQEEDVHSPLHRGFWYSHLGWIFDAKHDSTRVEDVPDLVKYPELRFLDKHQLLPAIVLAIGCFLIDGWPGLFIGFFLSTVVLYHGTFFINSLAHVHGSQRYVTGDTSRNNWWLAVITLGEGWHNNHHAYQRSTRQGFRWYEIDPTYYVLKALSWCGVVWDLGEPPAEVVRNERRVGAAVLERVSRQLAEQYAAKRAEAASAVAHAREAFDAHPKVRELRARLAAKQARAEEAWHELQEHLPQLPHLPSAAEIRTQVLRVYADSPSTDEIVARVRQMLAERMSIELFPELQASPA, encoded by the coding sequence GTGAGCCAGACCGCCGAGTACCACGACGACATCATCTATCCGAACACGATCGCCTTCGTGTTCGTCCACCTTGCCCCGTTGGCGGCATTCTGGAGCGGCGTCACGATGACGTCCGTGATCATGGCGATCACGCTTTATGTGGTGCGGATGTTCGGTGTCACGGCCGGCTACCACCGCTACTTCTCGCACCGCTCCTTCAAGACGTCGCGGCTCGGCCAGTTCCTGTTTGCCTTCCTCGCCCAGAGTTCGGCGCAGAAGTCCGTCCTCTGGTGGGCCGCATTGCATCGGCACCACCACCGCCACTCGGATCAGGAAGAGGATGTGCATTCGCCGCTGCACCGCGGCTTCTGGTACTCGCACCTCGGCTGGATCTTCGACGCCAAGCACGACAGCACGCGCGTCGAGGACGTGCCGGACCTCGTGAAGTATCCCGAGCTGCGCTTCCTCGACAAGCACCAGCTCCTGCCCGCCATCGTGCTGGCGATTGGCTGCTTTCTGATCGACGGCTGGCCGGGTCTGTTCATCGGGTTCTTCCTCAGCACCGTCGTGTTGTACCACGGCACCTTCTTCATCAACTCGCTGGCGCACGTGCACGGCTCGCAGCGCTACGTCACCGGCGACACCTCGCGCAACAACTGGTGGCTCGCGGTCATCACGCTGGGCGAGGGCTGGCACAACAACCATCACGCGTATCAGCGGTCGACCCGTCAGGGGTTCCGTTGGTACGAGATCGACCCGACCTACTACGTGCTGAAGGCGCTGTCGTGGTGCGGTGTCGTGTGGGATCTCGGCGAGCCACCGGCGGAGGTCGTGCGCAACGAGCGCCGCGTCGGCGCGGCCGTCCTGGAGCGTGTCTCCCGACAGCTCGCCGAGCAGTATGCGGCCAAGCGCGCCGAGGCCGCCTCTGCGGTCGCACACGCACGCGAGGCGTTTGACGCGCACCCGAAGGTGCGCGAGTTGCGGGCGCGTCTTGCCGCGAAGCAGGCGCGCGCCGAGGAAGCCTGGCACGAACTGCAGGAGCATCTGCCACAGCTCCCGCATTTGCCGAGCGCCGCGGAAATTCGAACACAGGTACTTCGCGTGTATGCCGACTCGCCGTCGACGGATGAGATTGTCGCCCGCGTTCGCCAGATGCTGGCCGAACGCATGAGCATCGAGCTCTTCCCAGAGCTGCAGGCCTCGCCCGCGTAG
- a CDS encoding alpha/beta fold hydrolase encodes MTHQSDFRPAWWLPGPHLPTIYGKLLRRVPPAGERIERWDTPDGDSVSVARVDAARAEAPILAILHGLEGTVRSTYAQALMHEARQRGWGAAMLIFRTCDGRVPAAPRMYHSGETTDTDLFLRRLAAEQPGRPIVVVGVSLGANVLLKWLGEQGTGVPPELRAAAAVSTPFDLAEGSAHLNHGFSRVYVRHFVRQLQAKALKALQRHPTLPVVGPRMLAARSFWEFDDAFTAPVHGFAGADDYYARSSSLPFLDRVRVPTLLFSAENDPFLPRQVLDRVRTVAAANPALHPSFTGAGGHVGWVGGSPFGPTYFMESHVTSWLSAFA; translated from the coding sequence GTGACGCACCAATCCGACTTCCGGCCCGCGTGGTGGCTGCCCGGCCCCCACCTGCCCACCATCTACGGCAAGCTGCTCCGGCGCGTCCCGCCGGCCGGCGAGCGCATCGAGCGCTGGGACACACCCGACGGCGATTCGGTCAGTGTCGCCCGCGTGGACGCAGCGCGCGCTGAAGCCCCGATACTGGCGATCCTGCACGGGCTCGAGGGCACGGTTCGGTCCACCTATGCGCAGGCCCTCATGCACGAGGCGAGGCAGCGAGGCTGGGGCGCAGCGATGCTCATCTTCCGCACCTGCGACGGCCGCGTGCCGGCGGCCCCCCGGATGTATCACTCGGGAGAGACCACCGATACCGACCTCTTTCTGCGACGGCTGGCGGCGGAGCAGCCCGGGCGGCCTATCGTCGTGGTGGGGGTGTCGCTCGGCGCGAACGTCTTGCTCAAGTGGCTGGGCGAGCAGGGGACTGGCGTCCCACCCGAGTTGCGGGCGGCGGCCGCGGTCTCGACGCCGTTTGATCTCGCGGAGGGTTCGGCGCACCTGAATCATGGATTCTCCCGGGTCTACGTGCGCCATTTCGTGCGCCAACTGCAGGCGAAGGCGCTCAAGGCCCTCCAGCGGCATCCGACCCTTCCTGTAGTGGGTCCGCGGATGCTGGCGGCACGAAGCTTCTGGGAATTCGACGATGCGTTTACGGCCCCGGTGCACGGGTTTGCCGGCGCGGACGATTACTACGCCAGGAGCAGTTCCTTGCCGTTCCTGGACCGGGTTCGCGTTCCCACGCTTCTCTTCTCGGCAGAGAACGACCCCTTTCTGCCACGGCAGGTGCTCGACCGGGTCCGCACGGTAGCGGCCGCGAACCCCGCCCTGCACCCGAGCTTCACCGGCGCAGGCGGACACGTGGGCTGGGTCGGCGGCAGCCCGTTCGGCCCTACCTATTTCATGGAATCCCACGTGACGTCATGGTTGTCCGCTTTCGCGTGA